The following are from one region of the Aquipuribacter nitratireducens genome:
- the nadD gene encoding nicotinate-nucleotide adenylyltransferase, producing MTAAPTRRPRLGVMGGTFDPLHHGHLVAASEVAARFDLDEVVFVPTGRPWQKAAGEVTPAEDRYLMTVVATAADPRFTVSRVDIDRPGPTYTTDTLRDLAATRPGSELFFITGADALEQILSWRDVDELWRLAHFVAVSRPGHTLDTSGLPDDAVSVVEIPALAISSSDIRRRVREGRPIRYLVPTGVLQYIAKSGLYRGAGGHPSGEED from the coding sequence GTGACGGCGGCGCCGACCCGGCGACCTCGCCTCGGGGTCATGGGCGGCACGTTCGACCCGCTCCACCACGGGCACCTCGTCGCCGCGAGCGAGGTCGCGGCCCGCTTCGACCTCGACGAGGTCGTCTTCGTCCCCACCGGCCGGCCGTGGCAGAAGGCCGCCGGTGAGGTGACACCCGCCGAGGACCGCTACCTCATGACGGTCGTCGCCACCGCCGCCGACCCGCGCTTCACCGTCTCCCGCGTCGACATCGACAGGCCGGGTCCGACGTACACCACCGACACCCTGCGGGACCTCGCCGCCACTCGCCCCGGCAGCGAGCTCTTCTTCATCACGGGCGCCGACGCGCTGGAGCAGATCCTGTCGTGGCGGGACGTCGACGAGCTGTGGCGCCTCGCCCACTTCGTCGCCGTCAGCCGGCCCGGCCACACCCTCGACACGTCGGGCCTGCCCGACGACGCCGTGAGCGTCGTCGAGATCCCCGCGCTCGCCATCTCCAGCTCCGACATCCGCCGTCGCGTCCGGGAGGGCCGGCCCATCCGCTACCTCGTGCCCACCGGGGTCCTGCA